The Thermoplasma acidophilum DSM 1728 genome includes a window with the following:
- a CDS encoding coiled-coil protein, translated as MTDLLQEFEEKRDILRKAIEEHIKKRDEAAQQSRNYAEQRDQLNAKAHEMRDQVKQKISQKNALIEEVQKIRTEKEEHFQKLSELRKEYKKITEEANYASVNQRDIKAKERELQKLIKKQETMQLPKAEEDKVVQEIKRLSNEIKKMKEDREKQLSENEKVKALLAEIDKEKTLARDLKKRAEEISNQISEISNDINKSLQELDEVRKKADEMHEMAIKYGKESEQEHEAFIQAKNDLKDLEKVIAGLRTKKRATKKKEKDDELQQKAEVLFEKFKNGEELTTDDLLILQKAGFL; from the coding sequence ATGACGGATCTTCTCCAGGAGTTTGAGGAAAAGAGAGACATTCTGAGAAAAGCAATAGAAGAGCACATAAAGAAAAGGGATGAAGCTGCACAGCAGAGCCGTAATTATGCTGAACAGAGGGACCAGCTCAACGCCAAGGCCCACGAGATGAGGGACCAAGTCAAACAGAAGATATCACAGAAGAACGCCCTCATCGAGGAAGTTCAGAAGATAAGGACGGAAAAGGAAGAGCATTTCCAAAAGCTCTCAGAGCTCAGGAAGGAATACAAGAAGATAACTGAAGAAGCCAACTACGCCAGCGTCAATCAGAGGGACATCAAGGCAAAGGAGAGAGAACTGCAGAAGCTCATAAAGAAACAGGAGACAATGCAGCTACCCAAGGCAGAGGAGGACAAGGTAGTTCAGGAGATAAAGCGCCTCAGCAATGAGATCAAGAAGATGAAGGAGGACAGGGAGAAGCAGCTGAGCGAGAACGAGAAGGTAAAGGCGCTCCTGGCCGAGATCGACAAGGAGAAGACGCTTGCAAGGGATCTCAAGAAGAGAGCAGAAGAGATATCCAATCAGATCTCTGAGATAAGCAATGACATAAATAAGTCCCTGCAGGAGCTTGATGAGGTCAGGAAGAAGGCCGATGAAATGCATGAGATGGCGATCAAATACGGCAAGGAATCTGAGCAGGAGCACGAAGCATTCATACAGGCGAAGAACGACCTTAAGGATCTGGAAAAGGTCATAGCTGGACTCAGGACAAAGAAGAGAGCCACAAAGAAGAAGGAGAAGGATGACGAGCTTCAGCAGAAGGCAGAGGTACTCTTCGAGAAATTCAAGAACGGCGAAGAGCTGACAACCGATGATCTGCTGATACTTCAGAAGGCTGGCTTCCTGTGA
- a CDS encoding alpha/beta hydrolase family protein: MENGEVLISGYRIPYSYAAMPGVKKNLVIIDIKGDEIWQKLRAADRINEWKINVYIPHFIAGSKEVVDSEPSSNLDSAGEFYYNFVQAMRLKNVMLMGEGINADVALKCSMIHPERFSNVIAIDGTGYDGYAEELYRVQKPVLLVWGGARGYRETMIGQSYHDLIAGSVFKVFDNSKRPLEDSTDRFFSMLKNYIAVD, translated from the coding sequence ATGGAAAATGGTGAAGTCCTGATCTCCGGATACAGGATTCCCTATAGTTACGCTGCCATGCCAGGCGTAAAGAAGAACCTCGTCATAATAGATATCAAGGGAGATGAGATCTGGCAGAAACTCAGAGCTGCTGACAGAATCAATGAGTGGAAGATCAATGTTTACATTCCGCACTTTATAGCTGGGAGCAAGGAAGTTGTGGATTCCGAACCCTCAAGTAACTTGGATTCTGCAGGTGAATTCTACTACAATTTTGTTCAGGCCATGCGCCTGAAGAATGTTATGCTCATGGGTGAAGGCATAAACGCAGATGTTGCGCTGAAATGTTCTATGATCCATCCGGAAAGATTCAGCAACGTAATCGCGATAGATGGTACTGGTTATGACGGATATGCTGAGGAGCTATACAGGGTGCAGAAACCAGTCCTCCTGGTGTGGGGCGGTGCCCGTGGCTACAGGGAGACCATGATAGGCCAGTCTTACCATGACCTCATTGCAGGATCGGTTTTCAAAGTTTTCGACAACAGCAAAAGACCGCTGGAGGACAGCACTGACAGGTTCTTCTCCATGCTGAAGAATTACATCGCAGTTGACTAG
- the tri gene encoding tricorn protease, whose protein sequence is MPSLMSFGSCQWIDQGRFSRSLYRNFKTFKLHEMHGLCMPNLLLNPDIHGDRIIFVCCDDLWEHDLKSGSTRKIVSNLGVINNARFFPDGRKIAIRVMRGSSLNTADLYFYNGENGEIKRITYFSGKSTGRRMFTDVAGFDPDGNLIISTDAMQPFSSMTCLYRVENDGINFVPLNLGPATHILFADGRRVIGRNTFELPHWKGYRGGTRGKIWIEVNSGAFKKIVDMSTHVSSPVIVGHRIYFITDIDGFGQIYSTDLDGKDLRKHTSFTDYYPRHLNTDGRRILFSKGGSIYIFNPDTEKIEKIEIGDLESPEDRIISIPSKFAEDFSPLDGDLIAFVSRGQAFIQDVSGTYVLKVPEPLRIRYVRRGGDTKVAFIHGTREGDFLGIYDYRTGKAEKFEENLGNVFAMGVDRNGKFAVVANDRFEIMTVDLETGKPTVIERSREAMITDFTISDNSRFIAYGFPLKHGETDGYVMQAIHVYDMEGRKIFAATTENSHDYAPAFDADSKNLYYLSYRSLDPSPDRVVLNFSFEVVSKPFVIPLIPGSPNPTKLVPRSMTSEAGEYDLNDMYKRSSPINVDPGDYRMIIPLESSILIYSVPVHGEFAAYYQGAPEKGVLLKYDVKTRKVTEVKNNLTDLRLSADRKTVMVRKDDGKIYTFPLEKPEDERTVETDKRPLVSSIHEEFLQMYDEAWKLARDNYWNEAVAKEISERIYEKYRNLVPLCKTRYDLSNVIVEMQGEYRTSHSYEMGGTFTDKDPFRSGRIACDFKLDGDHYVVAKAYAGDYSNEGEKSPIFEYGIDPTGYLIEDIDGETVGAGSNIYRVLSEKAGTSARIRLSGKGGDKRDLMIDILDDDRFIRYRSWVEANRRYVHERSKGTIGYIHIPDMGMMGLNEFYRLFINESSYQGLIVDVRFNGGGFVSQLIIEKLMNKRIGYDNPRRGTLSPYPTNSVRGKIIAITNEYAGSDGDIFSFSFKKLGLGKLIGTRTWGGVVGITPKRRLIDGTVLTQPEFAFWFRDAGFGVENYGVDPDVEIEYAPHDYLSGKDPQIDYAIDALIEELRNWNEELPQRPS, encoded by the coding sequence ATGCCATCCCTTATGTCCTTTGGGTCCTGCCAGTGGATCGATCAAGGCAGATTTTCCCGATCGCTATACCGGAACTTCAAAACCTTTAAGTTGCACGAAATGCATGGTCTCTGCATGCCCAATCTTTTACTGAACCCGGATATACACGGCGATAGGATCATATTCGTTTGCTGCGACGATCTATGGGAACACGATCTGAAGAGCGGATCGACAAGGAAGATCGTATCAAATCTCGGTGTGATAAACAATGCCAGATTTTTCCCGGATGGCAGGAAAATAGCGATACGTGTCATGAGGGGATCATCCCTCAACACTGCAGATCTGTATTTTTATAACGGAGAGAACGGAGAGATAAAACGGATCACGTACTTCTCCGGAAAGAGCACCGGGAGAAGGATGTTCACCGATGTTGCAGGTTTTGACCCGGACGGAAACCTCATAATCTCAACTGACGCCATGCAGCCTTTTTCATCCATGACTTGCCTCTACAGGGTAGAAAATGACGGTATAAATTTCGTACCATTGAATCTGGGGCCGGCGACACATATACTCTTCGCTGATGGAAGAAGAGTTATTGGCAGAAACACGTTTGAGCTCCCCCACTGGAAGGGCTATCGTGGTGGCACGCGTGGTAAGATCTGGATCGAAGTGAACAGTGGCGCATTCAAGAAGATAGTGGATATGAGCACACACGTGTCCAGCCCCGTTATAGTTGGGCACCGCATATACTTCATTACCGACATCGATGGCTTCGGCCAGATATACTCTACAGACCTGGATGGTAAAGACTTACGAAAGCACACCTCCTTCACAGATTATTATCCGCGGCATCTGAACACCGATGGTCGCAGAATCCTTTTTTCGAAGGGTGGATCGATATACATTTTCAATCCAGATACGGAAAAGATAGAGAAAATTGAAATAGGCGACCTTGAATCGCCCGAGGACAGGATAATCAGCATACCTTCAAAATTTGCAGAGGATTTTTCACCACTTGACGGCGATCTAATCGCCTTCGTCAGCAGAGGCCAGGCGTTCATTCAGGATGTATCCGGCACATACGTGCTGAAGGTACCGGAACCGCTCAGGATAAGATACGTGAGGAGGGGAGGCGATACAAAGGTGGCTTTCATTCACGGGACACGGGAAGGCGATTTCCTAGGGATCTATGACTACAGGACTGGAAAGGCGGAGAAATTTGAAGAGAACCTTGGGAACGTATTTGCAATGGGTGTAGACCGCAATGGCAAATTCGCAGTTGTTGCCAACGATAGGTTCGAGATCATGACTGTTGACCTCGAAACCGGAAAGCCGACAGTGATTGAACGCAGCAGGGAAGCCATGATAACTGATTTCACCATATCCGATAATTCAAGGTTCATAGCTTACGGATTTCCACTGAAGCATGGAGAGACTGACGGCTACGTCATGCAGGCGATACATGTGTACGACATGGAAGGTCGCAAAATTTTTGCTGCAACCACGGAAAATTCCCACGATTACGCACCGGCCTTTGACGCAGATTCCAAGAACCTTTACTACCTCTCCTACAGGAGCCTGGATCCCAGCCCGGACAGGGTGGTTCTGAATTTCAGCTTCGAGGTTGTTTCCAAGCCTTTCGTTATACCGCTTATCCCGGGATCGCCAAATCCAACAAAGCTTGTTCCGCGATCAATGACCTCGGAAGCCGGGGAATACGATCTAAATGACATGTATAAGAGATCTAGCCCAATAAACGTGGATCCCGGAGATTACAGAATGATCATTCCACTGGAATCGTCAATTCTTATCTACAGCGTTCCAGTACACGGAGAATTCGCTGCGTACTACCAGGGAGCACCAGAAAAGGGTGTCCTTCTGAAATACGACGTGAAAACCAGAAAGGTAACCGAGGTCAAGAATAACCTGACCGATCTGAGGCTGTCCGCAGACAGGAAGACTGTTATGGTTAGAAAGGACGATGGAAAGATCTATACATTCCCCTTAGAAAAGCCGGAGGACGAAAGAACTGTGGAAACCGACAAGAGGCCGCTGGTCTCCAGCATTCATGAGGAGTTCCTTCAGATGTATGACGAAGCGTGGAAGCTTGCCAGGGATAACTACTGGAACGAGGCTGTGGCAAAGGAGATCTCCGAACGGATATACGAAAAGTACAGGAATTTGGTACCCCTATGCAAAACCCGGTACGATCTGAGCAATGTGATAGTTGAGATGCAGGGAGAATACCGCACATCGCATTCCTATGAAATGGGCGGCACGTTCACGGATAAGGACCCATTCAGAAGCGGCAGGATAGCCTGCGATTTCAAGCTAGACGGCGATCACTATGTGGTCGCAAAAGCCTACGCCGGCGATTATTCCAACGAGGGCGAGAAATCGCCAATATTCGAGTACGGCATAGATCCGACTGGGTACCTCATCGAAGATATCGACGGCGAAACCGTTGGTGCAGGCAGCAACATATACCGCGTCCTCTCAGAAAAAGCCGGCACATCGGCAAGGATAAGGCTATCCGGGAAAGGCGGAGATAAAAGGGATCTGATGATCGATATCTTGGATGATGATCGATTCATAAGATACAGATCATGGGTTGAGGCGAACAGGAGATACGTCCATGAGAGGAGCAAAGGCACCATCGGCTACATTCACATACCGGACATGGGAATGATGGGATTGAACGAATTTTACAGGCTCTTCATAAATGAATCATCGTACCAGGGCCTGATAGTGGATGTCAGATTCAACGGTGGAGGCTTCGTATCCCAGCTGATAATTGAAAAACTGATGAACAAAAGGATCGGATACGATAATCCAAGGAGGGGTACGCTGAGCCCATATCCGACAAACTCTGTGAGGGGTAAGATAATAGCTATAACAAACGAGTATGCCGGATCTGACGGTGATATCTTCAGTTTTTCGTTCAAAAAGCTGGGGCTAGGCAAGCTCATTGGCACCAGGACATGGGGAGGGGTGGTTGGCATAACCCCGAAGCGCAGGCTCATAGACGGCACCGTGCTCACCCAGCCCGAGTTTGCGTTCTGGTTCCGCGATGCTGGATTCGGAGTGGAGAACTATGGCGTTGACCCGGATGTTGAGATAGAGTACGCGCCACATGACTATCTTAGCGGGAAAGATCCTCAAATTGATTACGCCATTGACGCTTTGATCGAGGAACTCAGAAACTGGAACGAGGAGTTGCCTCAGAGACCCTCTTAA
- a CDS encoding TIGR00304 family membrane protein, giving the protein MNLFRVGSLLVLAGILILIAMAAIGIAHFALFVIFPVIYGSGLSIIPFLLIFLGIVVMFFAPFRYSGNSERVFIPPEYEWMNEEEAVKEKRSEKHYGGLIMIGPIPIIFGNDRNLIYISIAVAILIILVFILYYLR; this is encoded by the coding sequence ATGAATCTATTCCGTGTCGGCTCCCTGCTTGTGCTTGCGGGTATCCTGATCCTGATTGCAATGGCTGCAATCGGGATTGCTCATTTTGCTCTTTTTGTGATTTTTCCCGTAATTTACGGCTCAGGTCTCTCTATAATACCGTTTCTTCTGATATTCCTTGGAATAGTCGTTATGTTCTTTGCGCCTTTTCGTTACTCCGGCAATTCCGAGAGAGTGTTCATTCCACCAGAATACGAATGGATGAATGAGGAGGAAGCGGTTAAGGAAAAAAGATCCGAAAAGCATTATGGCGGCCTGATAATGATCGGGCCAATACCCATCATATTCGGAAACGACAGAAACCTTATCTACATCTCGATCGCCGTGGCCATCCTCATAATACTAGTTTTCATCCTGTACTATCTCAGATGA
- a CDS encoding OBG GTPase family GTP-binding protein codes for MPTIEERIKEIEDEIKRTQYNKATEHHIGLLKAKIAKLQMEASASHGGSHSGFAVPKSGDATVALVGFPNVGKSSLLNRLTNSESEIGDYAFTTLQPIPGILEYKGAEIQILDLPGIIENASYGSARGREILSAVRAADLIVIVTDVQAGGIDKILTELYNAGIVVNRKRRNVEIRKTTSGGIRLHRPKNVDIDEDYIKEIMKEFKLVNADVYIRENVSVEDIIETLQGRYVYIPSIVAVNKIDMNPSFDTSQVSQYGEVFRVSAKTGYGIEELKEGIFRSLNLIRIYLRNKAGVVDFQKPLIVREGTTVREVCRKINRSMIDSFRYAIVSGKNRPIGEQRVGIDYPLMDEDIVTIISRY; via the coding sequence ATGCCAACGATCGAAGAACGGATTAAGGAAATTGAGGACGAGATCAAGCGTACACAGTACAACAAGGCGACAGAGCATCACATCGGTCTGCTGAAGGCCAAGATAGCGAAACTGCAGATGGAGGCCAGCGCAAGCCATGGCGGTTCACACAGTGGATTTGCAGTTCCGAAATCCGGTGACGCAACGGTTGCGCTCGTTGGTTTTCCAAACGTTGGCAAGAGCAGCCTGCTCAACAGGTTGACTAACTCAGAGAGTGAGATTGGAGATTATGCATTCACCACGCTCCAACCCATACCGGGCATACTCGAGTACAAGGGCGCAGAGATACAGATACTGGATCTTCCAGGCATAATAGAGAACGCTTCGTATGGCTCCGCCCGTGGCAGGGAGATACTGAGTGCGGTGAGGGCAGCCGATCTCATCGTGATAGTCACGGATGTACAGGCTGGAGGCATAGACAAGATACTGACAGAGCTTTACAATGCCGGGATCGTCGTGAACAGAAAGCGCAGGAATGTGGAGATAAGGAAGACAACATCAGGCGGCATAAGGCTGCACAGGCCAAAGAACGTGGACATTGATGAAGATTATATAAAGGAGATAATGAAGGAGTTCAAGCTGGTCAACGCAGACGTCTACATCCGCGAGAATGTTTCCGTGGAAGATATAATAGAGACCTTACAGGGACGATACGTTTACATACCGTCTATAGTGGCCGTCAACAAGATAGACATGAATCCTTCATTCGATACATCACAGGTTTCACAGTACGGCGAGGTATTCAGGGTATCCGCGAAGACCGGATATGGTATAGAGGAACTGAAGGAAGGGATATTCAGATCCCTTAACCTCATACGCATATATCTAAGGAACAAAGCTGGAGTGGTGGATTTCCAGAAACCGCTCATCGTGAGGGAGGGTACGACCGTCAGGGAGGTCTGCAGGAAGATCAACAGGAGCATGATTGATTCATTCAGGTACGCTATCGTGTCGGGAAAGAACAGGCCGATCGGTGAACAGCGGGTTGGAATAGATTACCCGCTTATGGACGAGGATATCGTTACGATAATAAGCAGGTACTGA
- a CDS encoding DUF6015 family protein has protein sequence MEASEEVTMVNKGDDGKSGIRYYTTIEELSRAINAGLSLQDRRMSEEEAMEAAEHIINFFGYNDRVIDNMLEPEDRDSFYTMEDIGILQTEREETTLFDGREWRIHYWILNINKIMELANMQVDYKKKITNDEYKIYDEIPDDYWKVVE, from the coding sequence ATGGAAGCTTCAGAAGAGGTTACTATGGTCAATAAGGGTGATGACGGTAAGTCCGGTATTAGATATTACACTACCATCGAGGAACTGTCAAGGGCAATCAACGCCGGCCTCAGCCTCCAGGACCGGCGGATGAGTGAGGAAGAGGCCATGGAGGCTGCTGAACATATTATAAACTTTTTTGGTTATAATGATCGTGTTATTGACAACATGCTTGAGCCTGAAGACAGGGATTCTTTCTACACCATGGAGGATATAGGTATCCTGCAGACTGAGAGGGAAGAAACCACGCTATTCGATGGAAGGGAGTGGCGGATACATTACTGGATACTCAACATAAACAAGATAATGGAACTTGCAAATATGCAGGTTGATTATAAAAAGAAGATAACAAATGATGAATACAAGATATACGACGAGATCCCTGATGACTACTGGAAGGTCGTTGAGTAG
- a CDS encoding TenA family protein yields MLAENLKSLYLDEWNRYVGHEFVRRMEHGDLPLENFKFYLVQDSLYVEEMLRAVMRSTELMPNDMAIRILSSVVLGRDKGMETHAFLEKELGVEKSSRMTMTTYSYTRHLRYSSTIGWPQFLAAWIPCMWGYSEIGKTVLNSPNRYYRTWAEFYASKEYADRVSVILEAMDRFNGDITEIKDYFLISLKFEQMFWQAAFDMEKPI; encoded by the coding sequence ATGCTTGCCGAAAATCTGAAATCACTTTATCTGGACGAATGGAACAGATATGTTGGCCATGAATTCGTAAGGAGGATGGAGCATGGTGATCTTCCGCTGGAGAATTTCAAGTTTTATCTTGTTCAGGATTCCCTCTACGTTGAAGAGATGCTCAGGGCTGTTATGAGATCCACAGAGTTAATGCCAAATGATATGGCAATACGCATACTTTCATCCGTGGTGCTGGGCAGGGACAAGGGAATGGAGACCCACGCATTTCTTGAGAAGGAGCTTGGTGTGGAGAAAAGCAGTCGGATGACTATGACAACTTATTCGTATACAAGGCATCTCAGGTATTCTTCAACTATTGGATGGCCGCAGTTCCTTGCGGCATGGATACCATGCATGTGGGGATACTCCGAGATCGGAAAGACTGTTTTAAATTCTCCAAACAGGTACTACAGAACATGGGCAGAGTTCTATGCCTCAAAGGAATACGCCGACAGGGTATCGGTCATACTCGAAGCCATGGACAGGTTCAATGGCGACATAACCGAGATAAAGGACTATTTCCTGATCAGCCTTAAATTTGAACAGATGTTCTGGCAGGCCGCGTTTGATATGGAAAAGCCCATCTGA
- a CDS encoding cytochrome ubiquinol oxidase subunit I — MAFITTFDRLLFAYSIGVHIILVTMSISTIVVLSVAEYLGIRYKDKYYDLLAKRLAKVFTIFFAIGTASGIVMAAELVILFPKFFTVVAAVAMVPFYLEIFAFFTETIFLIIYIYYWDAFKNRMTHWALTFFIGAGTLGSAMFIVMVNAWMNTPNGFNISVFESTGQITDVNPWAAVNSPSFLSEIAHVVPVTLLAGTMLMGGYFAYRYLISKNQDDRIFYMKGSKITAALSMAYVILAGISGSLAASSLIVNQPLKYSALELNLLGGRRFEPEKLFGTIVNGKIVGAITIPGLQSLLAGTGNASFVVPKGLMYYPMNLWPPLIVHTMFDLMVLFGILIGLYLLAYLVMWAVRKQPYSNKWMAILFPIFGIIAMYTMEDGWVVDEVGRQPWIIYNVMYVYQAANTSTSMIGPGIAMMVFYTILIPVSFYFSARVFNREEVSKEVNESPSATGVNF; from the coding sequence ATGGCGTTCATAACGACTTTTGACAGGCTACTCTTCGCCTACTCGATCGGTGTCCATATAATACTGGTCACCATGAGTATATCAACAATAGTTGTACTAAGCGTGGCCGAATACCTGGGCATAAGGTACAAGGACAAGTACTATGATCTTCTTGCCAAACGCCTTGCGAAGGTCTTCACCATATTCTTCGCGATAGGTACGGCAAGCGGCATAGTGATGGCAGCCGAACTTGTAATACTGTTCCCGAAGTTCTTCACGGTGGTTGCAGCTGTTGCCATGGTGCCGTTCTATCTCGAGATATTCGCCTTCTTCACCGAGACCATATTCCTGATAATATACATCTACTACTGGGACGCATTCAAGAACAGGATGACGCACTGGGCCCTCACATTCTTTATTGGTGCGGGAACACTCGGTTCTGCGATGTTCATAGTGATGGTAAACGCATGGATGAACACACCAAATGGTTTCAACATCTCAGTATTCGAGAGCACTGGTCAGATAACCGATGTCAACCCTTGGGCTGCGGTCAATTCGCCGTCCTTCCTTTCGGAAATAGCACACGTTGTTCCTGTTACGTTGCTTGCGGGAACGATGCTGATGGGAGGATACTTCGCATACAGATACCTGATCTCCAAGAATCAGGATGATCGCATCTTCTACATGAAGGGGAGCAAGATCACAGCGGCGCTGTCGATGGCCTATGTCATACTCGCAGGAATATCTGGATCGCTTGCAGCCAGTTCGCTCATTGTCAACCAGCCACTTAAGTATTCCGCACTTGAACTGAACCTCCTTGGAGGTCGTCGATTCGAGCCGGAGAAGCTCTTCGGCACGATAGTTAACGGAAAGATCGTCGGTGCCATAACCATACCTGGCCTGCAGAGCCTGCTGGCCGGAACTGGAAACGCATCATTCGTTGTTCCAAAAGGCCTCATGTACTATCCCATGAACCTCTGGCCACCTCTGATAGTGCACACGATGTTCGACCTCATGGTGCTGTTTGGCATACTCATAGGCCTATACCTTCTCGCATACCTAGTCATGTGGGCTGTCAGGAAGCAGCCATACAGCAATAAATGGATGGCCATACTTTTCCCAATATTCGGTATCATAGCAATGTACACCATGGAGGATGGCTGGGTTGTCGATGAAGTGGGGAGGCAGCCATGGATCATTTACAATGTGATGTATGTGTACCAGGCAGCGAACACATCGACTTCGATGATAGGGCCGGGTATAGCTATGATGGTATTTTACACGATTCTGATTCCAGTGTCATTCTACTTCTCGGCCAGGGTATTCAACAGGGAAGAGGTAAGCAAGGAGGTAAACGAATCGCCTTCTGCGACGGGCGTGAATTTCTGA
- a CDS encoding nucleotidyltransferase family protein, with protein MSLKGVVMAGGKGTRLRPITYSIPKPLVPVAGKPVISYILDAFYRSGISDIIITTGYKFESLIKGVLENKNSQQNILFSVEKEAAGTAGGVKIAENFLDDTFVVGSGDILIDFDIGDMIKEHQRRKNKITIAVTKVDDPSQFGIAEIDEEGYIKRFLEKPGKNETFSDTINAGVYIMDRSLLRYIPSTGQFDFAKDLFPKLLSQGIKIGTYLIDGVWLDAGRPKDVIKANQIMVEKYGESFNGTGKAIIKSKVPQGCSIKPPIYIGEGVHVGNNSTISGSAVYDGVSIGDDVQIENSVIMASSKIMRGTKVVNSVIMQNTTIGEDCEIHDSVLSQKLNLQNGSKVFQVALSSEIVQDEN; from the coding sequence ATGTCCCTGAAAGGAGTTGTGATGGCCGGAGGCAAGGGAACGAGGCTGAGGCCAATAACATATTCGATCCCGAAACCGCTCGTTCCAGTGGCTGGAAAGCCCGTGATATCGTACATACTGGATGCGTTTTACAGATCGGGAATAAGCGATATAATAATAACAACCGGTTATAAGTTCGAATCCCTCATAAAGGGTGTTCTGGAAAATAAGAACAGCCAACAGAATATACTTTTTTCTGTGGAAAAGGAGGCCGCTGGAACAGCCGGAGGGGTAAAGATTGCGGAAAACTTTCTTGACGATACCTTCGTGGTGGGGAGTGGGGATATACTCATAGATTTCGACATAGGAGACATGATAAAGGAGCACCAGCGCAGGAAGAACAAGATAACGATCGCAGTGACAAAGGTGGACGACCCATCCCAGTTCGGAATAGCGGAGATAGATGAGGAAGGTTACATCAAGCGATTCCTGGAAAAGCCAGGAAAGAACGAGACCTTCTCGGACACCATAAATGCAGGCGTTTACATCATGGATCGATCGCTTCTCCGGTACATACCATCCACGGGGCAGTTCGATTTTGCAAAGGATCTGTTTCCAAAGCTGCTCTCGCAGGGCATAAAGATAGGAACATACCTCATAGATGGCGTGTGGCTGGATGCCGGAAGGCCGAAGGACGTCATAAAGGCAAACCAGATAATGGTTGAGAAATATGGCGAAAGCTTCAATGGTACCGGCAAGGCAATAATAAAATCAAAGGTGCCGCAGGGCTGCTCCATAAAGCCGCCCATATACATAGGCGAGGGTGTGCACGTAGGAAACAACAGCACCATATCAGGATCGGCCGTTTACGATGGCGTTTCGATAGGCGATGACGTTCAGATCGAGAATTCTGTCATAATGGCATCGTCAAAGATAATGCGGGGAACGAAGGTTGTGAACTCAGTGATAATGCAGAACACAACTATAGGCGAAGACTGCGAGATACATGACAGCGTACTGTCGCAGAAATTAAACCTACAGAACGGATCGAAGGTATTCCAGGTTGCCCTGTCATCTGAGATAGTACAGGATGAAAACTAG